ttttttgttatgtgCATATTCAATGTACAGTGACCCACTTCTCTATGAATGAATAAGATATTTTCTCATGTCGCGAACAGCACAGAAAAAAGGTTATATTTCCATTATTATTCTCATCTGACGAGTTATGAAAGATATTCATCAAATATGCAATTGGTTCCGAGAGATTTGAAgtgcaaaaattttgtgtactttcatataaaatcgttaaacttttctttaaaaaaatgaaaatcattctGATTACGATGGCACGTGTTGTTGTGGAACGTctatccaatttttttttctgtaaaaaaagaaGCCCCCATAAGATctatgaaatttaatatttttttttatagattcTCACTAAACACGCGCAACATTAATGCCATAACTTCTATCCGTAATGTGATGAAATTTACGAagctttaaaattgaaattaaattttctgtgaCTGTATTTAGCGGAAGTTCACCGGAAGAACttcttttttgcaaaaaaaaaaaatcatgctCGAATTGTCAATATTATTCAGCAATTTGTTCTTTTGTGTTCCGACGCTTGGGAATGATATACTGAAATTTTAACGGTGAGAATGTAGTTTCATTCGCATTAAGTCGATACAATAGCCGAATAATCCGAATCTGTTTTAGACAACCAtgacaaaaattattgatgaGTTTGGCTTGCATTGTTTTTATAcgacaaaacaaatgaagtaaaagatttcttgcaaatcataaaattacttCACGTTTTAGAACCGGCCAGACATACGTTACCGACGACGAAAGTTAACAATTAGCTATGACACAGCGTTTGTTGAAACTatcgaagtaaaagattttgaaaagatAAGTTATTAATATTCCGGTTCATGTAACATTTGTTCTGATATTTCCATATAAATCTTTCCTGTAATTCTATAATtcgaataatttcaaattccaaCCTAATTTTTGTTCAGTCCAGTCAATCGACATCTGATGTTTTGGATTCGACATGACGAACAAAAGCCACGTTATAGcattgaaacaaagaaatattaaagtgaaatttcatGCATATCTAACATCTGTTAGCGATAGCGACACTCAGAAGTAAACGACAAACTCCAATGCGGGCTTATATACCAGATCACACTTCTTAGTGAATTTTGTCTGGCGGGTGTTTTTCTATTCACTGGGGTCAATGTGAATGCAATAGCATCAAAATTTCGGTCATGTCAAATCACGaaagaaaaagtgattttttgagttttctttttgtctggCAGCTCACACTTCTTAGTGAACTTTGTCTGTCGGGTGTTTTTCTGTTCATTGGAGTCCGTGGGCATCGAATGATACCAATTTCAGATCATGGGTCATCACGACAAAAGTCGGCCATGTTGGGCTTTTAAGATTGTCTGGCAGCTCACAGTTCGTGACGAATTTTGTCTGGCGgggttttttctgtttatttagGTCCGTGGGCATCGAATGACACCAATTTCAGGTCGTGGGCTAATCACGACAAAAAGCGaccatttttcgatttccctTTTGTCTGGCATGTCCCAATATGCATTTTCCAGGAAAATagtagaacattttttgtcgCTCGTATTCATGGGCACCCTTTGGCACCCAAGAGAATTCCAGGACCATATGAGGGACTCAAAATACCACTGGCTCCAGGTCTAAAAGCatgtttaacaaaaatgaagtaaaagatttgaaatcaatctcttctTATTACTTAGATAAAATAAAGCAATAAATCGGATATAATAAAATTGCTGTTatacttgccgtctgtgaaagttttacttttcgccTCTGAACTGaggaaaaaatattccaagcgAAACACAATGATGAATTGCATTTTATATCTTTCTATTTAATTATTGATTTAGCAATTAGGGGGCATCCATATGGAGCAACAATATTGCTTTAGTCATTGTACATTTTCAGTGGGTGATACCGAGTTCACTTTTTCTAATAAACGTTTCTATCCTCACAGCAAGGATCTGTTTGTAACCCTACATATGGGGTAATTAGGGTTACttattcattcataaaaaatgcaaatgaCCACGACGGATCGGTAATACGTTTCTTTGTAATGAGAATTGAATCGAGAACATTGTCGGATTTTACTGCCATTAGTAAAAGTGCATTAATCGCCGTTCATAGCCAGTTCCAGtcgtaaaatatgaaaacattgTACGACGAACTttggaaattcattttcctttttcaaacATTTGCATTGTGTCCATTCGGCCGGAATGGATTTCAAGATTACATTCTGGCTTTCTGTTCACTTCTCTACTTTGTGATTTTAGTCGTTTTCTCGCTTATAGCCATGTTCCATAACAGTATTATTTACGATAGCAATGCGATTTCGGCTATGGTTGTAGGGCTAGTGGTCCTAAGCAACTCATTGACGTTCCTGATAATAATTCTACAGGCGTTTGTGTCGCGTTATgatttgaaaaactttatAACCGAAATTGGTTGTATCGATGAAATGTTTGGAATCAAACTTCACTGGCCGGTCGACTATACTACACTGAAGCggaaatatttgttaaaattgagTGTCAATTTGTTGGTCACCAAAGGACTGCTGGGATTTATAATAATGTTCCTTGCATTCGGTACACGACAACCTTTTTTCCTCTTTTGGTTGCCCATATCGTTTTCCTGCGCTGTCATTAACATGCGATGCATACAACACATATTTTTCGTCGATTTGCTACGCGAGCGATTGGAATTTCTGAATCAACGATTAGTGGAAATAGCACAACGTCGAtcgaagaaatcgaaattaCTTCTGTCCGTTGACGCCTACAACCGTTTGACGAAGCCAAGACCTATGCGTGATGACTTCGATGAAATGTTGGCATTGAAACGAATCTATTCAATGATTTGGAATGCTAGCATCTATTTGAACGATTGCTTTGGATGGTCAGTGTTGGCTATTGTAACGCGATCGTTTATTGGATTCACATGTAATGGATATTGGCTGTTCTTGGGATTCAAAAGTCTCATTGACTTTGACCTGATCGTGGATGCTGCAGCAAATTTTGTGTTGAGTGTAATACAACTATCGGCGCTGTGTTTGTCCTGCTTCCTTTGCACCGGTTGTGTAAGTTCActtgtcacaaataaattttattttatttatttatttcggaATAATCATCGACAGCGTGATCGCCAACTGATGATGAATAAATAACAATTAATTCCTTAAAAATCATAAATCGTCAACAATTTATCAAACAAAACCGGACAAACTTAGAACGAAAACCAATAATCACTTCAAAAAGaataagaaattaaaaaaaacgaatgtaGCAATACCGAAACCAACCTTCATCCAACTACACGGCTATGGTATCAGAAGACATATGAGCCAACAGCGAATTTAAGTTCACAATCAATTGACAGAGCCTTGATCAATCGGCGAAACGTGGTCCTAAGGGTCAGTGGGTCAACCAAACGactaaaattgttaaaaatccTGGACAAATTGCAAACCGGTTCAAAAAAGCCATAAAACGTACGATGAGCCGGTACGCGTAAAAACTCGTGAAAACGGAGGGTCCTGAAAGGTTGGTTCACGATGAACTTCGAAGCAAGGTCGGGAGCATCAATACGGCCGTTGAGAATATCGTGTACGAAAAAGGCGCACAGATTTATCCTTCGCCTTGTCAGAGTCTCAATCCCGAGAGTTTTACACCTAGACTCATAGGAGGGAAGCCTGAAATTAGCGTCTCTTCTTACAGTCCGACGAAGGGCATAAATAACAAAGTTCTTTTGTATCGATTCAATCTTAGCCACTCTATCGGCTTGCCAGGGATACCAAACAACTGAAGCATACTCAAGATGTGAGCGAACGAGCGCACAGTAGACACTAACAAGCGCTTTTAAGTTGGTGAAGCCGTAACACATTCGCTTAACGAATCCAAGCATCGCGTATGCTTTTGATACAACATATTCAacgtgaaaattaaaattgagtgCGCTGTCAAGGAAGACTCCAAGATCGCGAATAAGCGTCACACGTTCTAACACGGAAGCAACGATACAATAGTTAAACAATATTGGGTCTCTGGATCGGTGAAAAGAAATCACCTTACATTTATCAACATTCAGCGGAAGTCGGTTACGGCAACACCAGCGTGAGAGAGCGTCAAGGTCACGCTGAAGCAATACACAATCGAGTATAGAGCTCAcacgaagaaatattttcaagtcaTCAGCGAACAACAGAAACTTGGATGAAGCAAACACAGACGTGACGTCATTGacgaaaacaataaacaaaagagGACCGAGGTGACTACCTTGAGGAACTCCTGACGTTACGTCAAACAAACGTGACTTCCAACTCGACAACTTTACGTACTGGGAACGGCCAACCAGGTACGAGTGAATCCAACCAAGCAGACTTGAGTGAATGCCAACCTCATTGAGCTTCTGTACTAGCAAGCTGTGAGACACCCTGTCAAACGCCTTACGTATGTCAGTGTACACAGCATCCAACTGAAAGCCGGACTCCATGACATTGACAGCATCATTAACAAAATCCACTAGATTAGATGAAGTTGATCTCCTCCTCATGAATCCGTGTTGTTTGAAAGACACTACTCTCTTAAGCTTACACATCAACTTACCGGCTACGATCGACTCGAAAAACTTCCCAAACGTCGGCAGTATCGCTACACCTCTGTAGTTTTCGATACTAGACCTAGCGCCGCTCTTGAAAACGGGGGTGACGTAAGAAACTTTCCACCGTTTAGGGAAACTAGTCCTCAGCGACAGATTAAATATAAAGAGAAGCGGAGCGGTTAAGCCATCTGAGCAGTTCTTTAAAAACAAAGGTGAGACATTATCTGGGCCATCGCCTTTTGATGTCTTCACACCATTGAGCGACTTATACACTTCGTCATAGCTAACTGACAACGATCCAATATCCACCGACTTCGGAATCCCAAACTCAGCCCCATCGTTTCTGTCGTCAGCACCGTACACTCCCTCAAAAAAATCGGCGAAAAGCTCACACTTGTCTCGCATCTTGTCAGCTACGACACTGCCCTTACGCATAGTCTTCGGATACCCACGAGATTCACGTCTAGAATTCACATAGGACCAAAACTTCGTAGGATCAGAGACCAGGCCTTCCTGTACTTTAGACAGATAAAACGCATAGCAAGATCTTTGGGAAGCCTGAAATTGCCTGCGAAGAGAACAAAAAGCAAGGCGATCATCGTACCTTTTCGAGCGCTTGAACCTCTTGTGAGCCACATCCTTCCTCTGCTTCAACTTCATCAGCTTATCTGTATACCAGGGAGGGCGACGGAAGCATTGAGCCTTTTTCAGAGGTACATGAGAACGAAATCCAGTCAAGAGCGTATCATAGAACACGTCAACAACCTCATCAACACCAGCCTCATCAGAAAACAACCCATGCCAATCACAGCTTGATAAGTACGAGCTTAAGGCGGGGAAATTCGCCCTACGAAAGTCGAACTCGCGAACTGTCGGACTAGTTTCGTCGATACCCAATTGATCAACCATGAAATCAACTTCCATGGCGCCATGAAAGACAGCATCGACTTTACACAAAGGATCCAACGAACTTCTTACCGTCACGTCACTGTCGTTAGCAAAGATGAGGTCGAGCACGTTACCATGGTCATTAACGACATTGTTCATCTGGAAAAAGCCAGAACCCAGGAGCAAATGAATCAGCTGTCCTTTCGTTTCACACTCAACATTCGTTGGAAGATATACATTACCATCAACCGGATACTCCTCGTCAGACGCATTAACAGCGGACGATAAAGAGTCAGGGATCCATTGAACCTTAGGAATGTTAAAATCACCCACCACAAAAAAACGATCACCGTCATTCAATTCAATCGAATCAATCACTTTCTCAAGCGCCAAATGATATCTCAGATAGACAGCTACAGATGAACCAGACGGTATGTACAGGCAGCAGATATATACACAACAACGTTCAAACTTCAACTTAACGACCAACAACTCAACATCAACAATGCCATCAATGTTTACCATCTCACTGTTAATGTCTGAACGAACTGCTATCAAGACCCCTCCACCACTTACCTTTTCACTATTGAGCACCGACCTGTCAATTCTGTGAACTACGAAAATGCTCTCATCAAATAATTCGCCATTCAATATCGATGGATGAAGGTTGGTTTCTGTCAACGCGATGGCACCGTACGCGCATTCAGAAGACGACAAGAAAAATTCGTTGGTTTTCATTCTAAGTCCCCTAACATTCTGATAAAACAACGGAACATACTTCTTAACAACAAAAGCTTTATCAATCAAATTATGACTCGACACACAATCTCTATCATTAACAACACTTTCTACAACTGGAATATTGGTTGCAACTTCACTAGCTAAGTCACTTACTAGTTCGTCAAAAAATCCGGTAGAGTCTACCGTCGTCATATTCACATTTACTAATTCGGAAGCAAAGGCGAAAATATTGTCTCCTTCAGATCCAGCTATTGTGACGTCATTGGAATTAGGGGCGATAACATCGTTGGTGTTTGTGTCGCTGATTGAAGTGTGGTCGATTGCGTCGCTGGTGTCAATGTGATCGATTGTGGCACCGGTGTACATGTGATCAATTGAGCCACTGGAGCGGGTATTTGGGCTAACGTTTCGAATGGTTCCAGCTGTTCGTTGGTACGATCTGTCGATAACGTCGATGACACTGGGACTACGGGCAATATCGGCGTAACTGATGATGTAAGGTCGATTATATCCATTGGTTTCGTGTGCTCCTCCATGGGTTTGTGACCAGCGTTTTTGACTAAAAAATTGTCCAAGGAAACAGTTCCTTTACGTTCAGTGTGGACGTAGTCACGAATTTTCACTCCGACAGGCCAGGTGTTAGGAGATACAGCTCTTGTATACATCGAATCAGGCAACGATATTCTGAACTGGAGGTATGAAAGGTCAGAAAAACTTCTACCAGCTGGTTTCAATAAGTTGACACGAATAAGACTCCTGTCAATCGACAACGAACCGGATAAGTAGTCAATTATATGTTCAGGAAGCGTATTTGTACCAATGTTGGATATCACAATGCTTCTACGCCGATCAATTGTTTTCGTACTTGCAGCTACAACAGCAGCGTCCGTTGAATTCGTAACAGCAGCAAAGGAGGCAGTGGCTGAGACGTTAGAACAAGTGACGAACTTCTTGGTGAGGAGCGAACGATCAGAATAAGCAGTGTCCTCCTCTCTACGTCTCTTCGGATGTTGTTTGGTGCAACTTTCAGCTCTATTTAACGGCGATGAAGCAGAAGACAACGTCGTTGCTAGTTTGTCAGTCAACATCGCAAACCCACTCAATAGATTTTGAGAAATGGAATTCATCGTCGAGTTAATATCGTCCTTCATAGATTCGAATGGGTTTTGTGACAGTGAAATCTTAATTGCGTTTATGTCGTCTTTCATTGTGTCCATTGAGATTAGAATCTGTTTATTTCCATTGTTGCATTCGATGCAGTACCAGTAGATGTTTGAACAATTTACGATGGCGTTGAGCGTTGTTTTTGTTAACGATGCACATTTCGCATGGAATCGGAGTCGACACGACCCgttgcacaaaataaaatctgaatTTGTGATTTCAGCTTTACAGGTACCGCACGCGTTCGCCATTTTGTTGATTGCACACAAGCGTAAATGTGAAAAGCGAGAATGTGAATATTTGCGGACACTgatcaaaacaaacaaaaatgtcgtAGATGTGCTGCACGGTGTTTTAGAAAGACAACACTTTCAACAGACTTAAATTGGTACTACCAACTACGATGCAATTTGTGCGACTGCTATCTGTTACGATATAAAAACAACGAACAACTCATTCGAAAGTGACACcgattattattatataaCTAACGGTTCACTTATCCAACATTCATACAATGTCGTAGTAAAATCATCCGTGAAGCACAACACATACAACGCAGCAGTAGAGCAATTAACATCAaacacaaaattcacaaagCTCGACTGTC
This window of the Bradysia coprophila strain Holo2 unplaced genomic scaffold, BU_Bcop_v1 contig_324, whole genome shotgun sequence genome carries:
- the LOC119079436 gene encoding uncharacterized protein LOC119079436, which gives rise to MANACGTCKAEITNSDFILCNGSCRLRFHAKCASLTKTTLNAIVNCSNIYWYCIECNNGNKQILISMDTMKDDINAIKISLSQNPFESMKDDINSTMNSISQNLLSGFAMLTDKLATTLSSASSPLNRAESCTKQHPKRRREEDTAYSDRSLLTKKFVTCSNVSATASFAAVTNSTDAAVVAASTKTIDRRRSIVISNIGTNTLPEHIIDYLSGSLSIDRSLIRVNLLKPAGRSFSDLSYLQFRISLPDSMYTRAVSPNTWPVGVKIRDYVHTERKGTVSLDNFLVKNAGHKPMEEHTKPMDIIDLTSSVTPILPVVPVSSTLSTDRTNEQLEPFETLAQIPAPVAQLITCTPVPQSITLTPATQSTTLQSATQTPTMLSPLIPMTSQ